The Gadus chalcogrammus isolate NIFS_2021 chromosome 14, NIFS_Gcha_1.0, whole genome shotgun sequence sequence CTGAATAAGTTAGCAATTAGGCTAACTGGCTAACAAGTGCGACGCCCCGTTGTATAATGTGTTTACAACTAAAGCCATGGTTGGAAATAACATCAGTATAAATCTCATAAGCGTTATATAACGTTACCTCTTCCTCATCGTTAATTCCCAGGTTTTTAATGGTTGTCGAGGACTACAAAAACTTCAACGCAGCGCTGTCCGCTAACCGTCACCCTCAAAGCAGCAACGTCCACCCAGTGTTGTCTGTCTCAGATTCAAAACACGCGTGTCAACGCAGGCTGCGCTCTCATTGGCTAGTTTTGGGATGCGTGCGCAGCTCGTTGGTACAAATAAAATGAGGTAACAAACTGTTCCGGTTGTGGTTTgctcatggacctattaaagaaggaTTTGCTGATGGAAATATAATCGTTTATGTCATCtcgttttgtattttgtttttatgtaaaACTTCTGTGCAAAAAAAGAtacttggaaaaaaaaaaagaatgattgAAGAAGTTTATAGCTATGAGTTTATACACAACTTTTTAAAACAGTATGGAAAGAGACTTATTTTTGGAAGATATTGGTCCAAGTAAGTAATAGGGACATAAAAcatattaaaacatttattcacattCAGTTCATAGTATCCTTTTTTTACATCAATCCAAGAGTGTGCCCCAGAAACAATAAGTCCATTCAGTAATGCCATTGGTCCCGCAGGTGGTTCACATCCTTTACAGTGGCAGGAATCTTTTAGTTTCTGTCCATGATGCAATACAATGCAATAGCAAAGTTTGTCCTAAAATAGCCCAGCTGTCTGGACTCATGCACGGTTATCCAACAACGCCTCGATGAGTCTGGCACTGTTTGTGATGGCGGTCGTAACAATGATGAATTTATAACCTAAAGAgaaatgacaaaaaaacataCAGTTTATCATGTTATCCGATTTCGGCATGTTTTATATCAATAACAGAATGACTCAGTTCTATTATTCATTCCGATCAATGtcccaataaaaaaataaaaataaactttattattCAAAATCAAGCCCTTTCTACCTTTCTCTTTGCCAAGGAAACGTAGGGCCGAGATCTCGGAGAAGGTGCATCCCCCGAGGAACATGACCAGGATGGTCCTCTGAGTGTCGCTCCTTGCCTTCCCGTCAGCCTCACTGCAGCCTGAAGAGAGACAAGCATCTCCTGGTATCAGCGACATTCACACATCTAAAACACACTGTGTTTGATTTGAactttttatttcaaacatgCAAGAAACATGTCATCGAATGACAGAAACAATTTGTGTTCAATTGTAAATGTGAAGGGATGTCAACGATTTATACCAGGGACAGTTAAGTAGTTATACAGTAATAAATAATGGTATCGCTAACTAACCTGAGGCTGCGAATTCCTGGCCATTGAGTAACCTGGTGACTTCTTCCAAGCCAGTCCATCCATCTCGCTCCAAAACCTGGAGACACGACCAGAAACACAGAGGAGCCTTGTGAGATCTCCCCCAAAAACACCTGTTTTCCTCCTATACTCCCAAGCAGTGCAGTGGAATAGTGGTCAGGCTGGATGACCCACCTGTTCAATGAGTTTACAGCTGAGCGGCACATAAGCCCCGCTGAAGATGTAGGCCATGTCTTTGGGAACACGCAAGTCGTATTCCTCATCCGATTTGGGCACCTTTATAGCAAATGGTCAAAGGACAGCAATAGCCTCAAGTTAAAGAAATGAAGATTGTATTTAGCAACAAATCAACGCTGTACATGTTTTACAAATGGTATAGAGTAGGAGAGTTTTAGTGACATTTCCAACGGTTCAAGACATTGAAAATGGTGGTTAATTTGAGTGGCCAGATTACCTACCAAGTTTAGTCTCCTACTTAGGGCTCGGAAATGGCTCTTCTTCGCCAAAGAGGAAAAGGCATCAGTCAGCTTTCCTAAAAAGACAGAACAATGTAATGcaagtctgtgtgcgtttgtgtgaatgACGTTATAACAGAGAATTGCTGGACTACTGTTGCGAGTTATGTAGCACATCGTTTCGTGAGGGGAGGTCGATACAGCATCGTGGGATTCTACGTCGGTAGCCTGTTTCACCTGCAGCTCTGTCGTTAACCAGCTTGCCAACTTTGTTCTCCATGGCGGTCAGGGTCTCCCCTGTCGGCTGCTCCACCAGAATCCCCAGCTGCTTCAGGTTGGAAAAGGTCGGAAGGTGGTCGACGCCATAACTCTGTCAAGGCCGAGCCAAACAGGCATAAACATCATTAATTCACCAGGTTCCACCTGACCATGGTTATTTATCCCTCTGATCCCCATACTGTTACTACTTTATTAGGGTTTACCTGTAGGTATTGTGCCTTCATTGATTTGTAGTCTTTGGAGAGTAGACCTGTGACGAAACGCAAGGAGTCGTTTGTTACTGCAGCATTGGGAGGACATTTATTTAGCACGTTGGTGTCAAGAAGACTCACCGTTTTCCGTGAGcgacaggagacagaggagtCGCAGGCTCTCTATCATGGAGCACTGAAGGAAGGACAATGAATGAATACTGGGAGTTTTCTATTAACCCGTTACTACTATGCATGTGTCTATCTGAGACTCACTTGTCTGTTGATGTGCTCCTCAATGAATGTAATACATTCCCGGATGTCGAACCCCTCCAGTAAGGCTGTCACGGTTATGGAAAAATAAGCTTGTTTCAAAATACTAGGATGCATTACACAATACTCAATATTGACGTTTTTTCAATATTGTATGCAtcttaaaaataatttaaatcctAGTTTTTTTATCCAGTGCACGGTGGTCTTCTTACAGTGCTCGGTTTTCAACAGCTCTTGAAATTCCTGCtttgtcttcttcttcatcattgATTCACTGGCACCAATATCTGTCATGAAGGATGTGGTTGATTACTCAGAGAAGAATAATAACAATTTGTAGATGAGAACAGCTCATCAAAGTATTACTCACGTAAACTCAACAGCCGATGCTCTTGTTTTAAGCCTTTGAGTTCTTCTGAGACAAATGTCTTTATCTGTTTTATGTCCATACCACATCTTTTCTGAAGGATAACATAAACAACACaggattcatttatttaattaactCTGCTGGTTAATAGAAGCTTCCGGAATAGTGCTGCACACATGATGCGCAGATGCTTCACCCACGTCGTATGCAGTCTGAAGATTTTTGGCTTTCTGACTGAGAAACCCGAAAACGTTGGAGAAATGCTCATTCCGGATTTGGTTAAACACCTGAGGTGGATTAGACATGAAACAATGTTAGCTTGGCACTTTGGTATTCATCTGTAAGATTCATGTTACTTCCCAAATACTGCAGTTGAACTATTTAAGTCTTACCTTATCTTGCGAGTTAAGCATTACTTTTAAACTTTTGTCAGAGGATGTAACTTCCGGACCAAACTCCACACACCCTGCAGAATAAATATTCAAGTCACATGGTTGACATTCAGCTGCAAACAAGATTGTCACAAATGATATATGTTCTTACTATGGGGAACAATCTCTACTAAAGCATCTTATGTACtgcaatacaatgtaacatAGTGTGCAGAGATACAATTAATAGAAAATGGAATGAATAGTCTTCAATAGCAAGTACTAAATAATAGTTATCTGGAATATTCTTCCAAGTCCACTCAATTTAACATGAATACTTTCTGGTTAATAAATGCCCATAGTCTcctaattttttattttatctttcatTAAGAGCTAATAAAAACATGATGGAAATATCTTAAAAGATAAGACCCTTGAATAAACTCTGACAGGCACCCTTGAGGTTCTACGTACCACATTTGATTCTGAAGATGTCATCCACTAACCCTTCATAGACCACCTGGGAGCACATGGGAGTGACGTAGTCCACATCTGGAGGGGCAAGCATCAACAGTCAGGCAAACGAACAAGACAGACAAACCGTCATCTGCAACATTGTAGGGAAAACTCTGCTACTTGCCTCtatcaaaaagaaaaacacttcCAATCTCCCCATCGCAACCTTTCTGTTCTCCCTCCTCTACCTGCTCCCGCCATGACTCATACGCCATCTGGTGCCATCCAACACATAGAACACATaagacttaggcccaatcccatttctaccccttccccctcccccttgttttgaagggggaaggggaaggggaagggggaaggggaaggggtaagggtaaggggtaaggggtagaaatgggattgggccttagtgttatacacacacacacagataagttACATTAGCCGTGTTGGAGAGGAAACTACTGTTTTCAAAGCCCTCGCTTCACACATTGGTGTTGCCACCATTAGAGACCCAGTGATCCCACCTTGGAACATCGGCCGATCCCGTAGACCTTAGAGAAGGGGCCGTAGAGGGAGTGCAGCAGGTGCAGCGCACTGCCAGCCGTCCGCACCCAGCGCTGGTTCCCTTCCTAGGACAGATACAGAAGGCACGAGTGGGTACTTCGGACTTTGCGTTATTGAAATTAAATGGTAGACGTGGAAAATACAAAACTATTTTCGTCGATAGTATAAATGCATGGGTTGGTGGGAATGATGTTGGTGTAATCATTaggcataaatatatattttggcaTGCAAAATTGTGTATTATACCAGAAGTCAACAATAGACTTACTTATACTATAATATTATAGAATCAAAGTTATAATTAACGAAACACAGCATAAGGGGATGAGTGTTGCAGTAGTGAGACCATATATTAGACGGTACAGACTACAACGGAATAGATTACAGCACACGTTATTTATCAGACAGTTTGAGATCAATACCAGGAAATAGTCTCGGAAGAACTCTGGGAGTTCCaggctgatgatgtcatcatccAATGGGAGGAGATGGAATGCCCACTCATCAGTTGTCACGTCtgagagaaagaaacaacacTGTAGTTCGATATATTCTACGAATAACTGACAAAAACGCTAATACACAAGAGGTTACCTACCTCCAAAGATTCCCTGCTCCTCCAATACGTTCTCACAAGCATAGAACTGGAATGGATGGACAACAGTAGAAATGAGTTAATGTTTCTCATGTCGTAGGTATTTGGAAGACGGCACTAGTAATGTAAGGAGGATATAGGGCACAGGGTTTTACCTTCTGAGGGGTAAATATTAACTTGTATCTTCTGAATTTCCCAGCAGCTTTGTCTGCGTTCACcacatctttaaaaaaaaaaaagggggaaaagcCGAGACTTCAAATTATTGATTATAATGGTCTGATATCAGCCATATTGCCATTGGGGGTTTCCTTTATGATGAAAAGCTAGGCTGTTGTTTACATACCACAAATCCACTTCACAGATTGTAGTCTTGGACGTATCAGAAAACACAATCTAAAAAGAGATTTCAACACTTTCACACTGCAATGTCAGCTTCTTATCCACCATATGAGCTGGGCTGTAagacggcactgtacttactgATCAGAAGTGCTCACAATCGGCTTATATTCCACTTTGTAGAGTTTGTCAACTTCATGTTGCTTTAAAATAAAGCACAAACAGAAATGAAAATCGTGATTCAATTCACCTCGTTGACTAAATGCATAGGTAGTTGATGTACCTTAAGTGTAGAAACATTGGCAATGCGATCAAGTGGGCTCATTAAGTCAGCATCAATAAAGAGGTCCTTCCTTCCGGGTAGCTGTTAAATAAAGATCAGAATAATAAATGCAATGCAAACATCAATTTGTAGctaacagaaaataaataagactcaaaataacacaaaataaaaacgatATTATGACTTAAGGTGTGATACATAAAGCTTTTTAGTGATGAAATAGATTTCTGAGACCTCCTTGCAATAGTCAATATCAAACGACAGTTAAACCCACAGTGTGGAGAGTAAGTGGCTGGGAttaccaccagcagcacccaaCAGTGGGGActttatcatttattttaaagcatctgtccaaatCAACagtgagggttggggttagggttcggcTAAATCAGTGGTACAATCAGACCCACCTGCTCCAGCAGATAGATCAGCTGGTCCCTGGCCAGCCTCTTAAGCAACGAGAAGTCTGGGAGCTCTGGGGAGTCTCGTCTGATGCTTTGAGCCATGGGGATGAGTGACAGGGGGGGCGAacagccgtctgtctgtcctttacTTGTAAACACTCTTCTAGTGGCATGTGGAGACATTAGATCGCTATGTGAAATCTTGTTTGTTATTTATTGACAGTCTTAAATTAAGATAAATGACATAGAAATGCAGGGATCATGTATTGACAGCCCTGATTAAGAGCTGACGTTGCCTAACTTCAAAGCTACGCATAGATGCTAGACATGCTTCTTATAAAACGATTATAGGAgattttatattaataataatgccaCTTATTCACTGGTAACATTCAAAGACAGTGTCAAATGgttaaaataaacaacagtatTTGAGTAAGTGTAGGGCTAGCTACCTTCTTCCGTGGTGGGGACGGATGGAACTAGGTTCTCAGAGAGCGTGTTGCACTCCGGACTGATTCAGGGTGGGACACCTTTAGGATATAATCGCTGAGAAGAAGTGAAACTACCAAACACCAAATAATCGACCCCGAAAAAGGATTTAAGATTAGACCATTAAATCACTGCTCACGATGAATTCCAGTACGACTGTGTTATTGGAAACGGTCAATTTCGCGGCAGAAAAGCACCGCAGTCAACGGCGTAAAGATGTAGAAGGAACCCCTTATATCAACCATCCCATAGGTTTGTCCTGTGCTGTCAGCCTTTccttattaaatgttttatttaatgttcTTCTGTGTGATATTATGGATATGCCATCTGCTTAAAGTtgtttgccttttttttaaGGAGTTGCAAGAATCCTCAGTCATGAAGGTGGCATTGTTGACATTGAGGTGTTGCAAGTGAGTTGTCTGTATTtactataaaataaaatgtatagcctatactgtatttgcaaattaaaaaaacaaagaagtaTTACTGTTTACTCTTTGGGTTTTCAAAATCACTAACTATCTAACCCTATGTATGTTCCCCCAATTCAGGCAGCTCTTCTCCATGATActgttgaagacacagacacCAGCATAGCAGAACTAGAGTTAACCTTTGGACCAACCGTGGCGCGCATTGTCCAAGAAGTGACCGATGACAAGACCCTCCCCAAACAGGAGAGGAAACGTCTCCAAGTAGAGCACGCACCCCACTGCAGTCAACAGGCCAAACTGGTCAAACTTGCTGACAAACTTTACAACTTGAGGGACCTTAATCGCTGCACACCTACAGGTGGCTTTTTGTTTTGTGGTCCATTGTGTTTGGCGGCtaatctgtgtttttttattacaaCTTGCGATTGTGCTGTTTCTTCTATTCATGTATCGGTTTTCCTAACGATACACTTGTTGGTGTTTTTAGATCAATTAAATCACTATGTTTAGCAAATTAGTCATTGAGGTGATAAAATGTTATGTTTTCAGGTTGGACTGCAGAGCGAGTCCAGGAATACTTTGTCTGGGGGTCTCTGGTGATAAGAGGACTGAAAGGCACCCATCCAGCCCTTGAAGAGAAGCTTGAAGCGCTGTTTAAGCAGAGGGGAATTCAGCTTTGAAAAATATCCCTATTTGAACATTTCTCCAAAAAAATGCTGTCTGCACACAGTAATATCAAAAGAATAAACCTTCTATCCATATATATGTAATTCTTTTGTGGAATAAAATTATTTCTTGTTTCACATTAAACACGGTGTAAATAAGAATGATAAAATCCATAATGAGAACTGTATACACCCACTGAAACAAAAGATTAAACATTTTAACAATAAATATGCAATTATATTGTGGAATTAAATAATCTCTTGTTTCACATCAAACAC is a genomic window containing:
- the vps33b gene encoding vacuolar protein sorting-associated protein 33B isoform X1; the encoded protein is MSPHATRRVFTSKGQTDGCSPPLSLIPMAQSIRRDSPELPDFSLLKRLARDQLIYLLEQLPGRKDLFIDADLMSPLDRIANVSTLKQHEVDKLYKVEYKPIVSTSDQLCFLIRPRLQSVKWICDVVNADKAAGKFRRYKLIFTPQKFYACENVLEEQGIFGDVTTDEWAFHLLPLDDDIISLELPEFFRDYFLEGNQRWVRTAGSALHLLHSLYGPFSKVYGIGRCSKMAYESWREQVEEGEQKGCDGEIGSVFLFDRDVDYVTPMCSQVVYEGLVDDIFRIKCGCVEFGPEVTSSDKSLKVMLNSQDKVFNQIRNEHFSNVFGFLSQKAKNLQTAYDKRCGMDIKQIKTFVSEELKGLKQEHRLLSLHIGASESMMKKKTKQEFQELLKTEHSLLEGFDIRECITFIEEHINRQCSMIESLRLLCLLSLTENGLLSKDYKSMKAQYLQSYGVDHLPTFSNLKQLGILVEQPTGETLTAMENKVGKLVNDRAAGKLTDAFSSLAKKSHFRALSRRLNLVPKSDEEYDLRVPKDMAYIFSGAYVPLSCKLIEQVLERDGWTGLEEVTRLLNGQEFAASGCSEADGKARSDTQRTILVMFLGGCTFSEISALRFLGKEKGYKFIIVTTAITNSARLIEALLDNRA
- the vps33b gene encoding vacuolar protein sorting-associated protein 33B isoform X2; this encodes MAQSIRRDSPELPDFSLLKRLARDQLIYLLEQLPGRKDLFIDADLMSPLDRIANVSTLKQHEVDKLYKVEYKPIVSTSDQLCFLIRPRLQSVKWICDVVNADKAAGKFRRYKLIFTPQKFYACENVLEEQGIFGDVTTDEWAFHLLPLDDDIISLELPEFFRDYFLEGNQRWVRTAGSALHLLHSLYGPFSKVYGIGRCSKMAYESWREQVEEGEQKGCDGEIGSVFLFDRDVDYVTPMCSQVVYEGLVDDIFRIKCGCVEFGPEVTSSDKSLKVMLNSQDKVFNQIRNEHFSNVFGFLSQKAKNLQTAYDKRCGMDIKQIKTFVSEELKGLKQEHRLLSLHIGASESMMKKKTKQEFQELLKTEHSLLEGFDIRECITFIEEHINRQCSMIESLRLLCLLSLTENGLLSKDYKSMKAQYLQSYGVDHLPTFSNLKQLGILVEQPTGETLTAMENKVGKLVNDRAAGKLTDAFSSLAKKSHFRALSRRLNLVPKSDEEYDLRVPKDMAYIFSGAYVPLSCKLIEQVLERDGWTGLEEVTRLLNGQEFAASGCSEADGKARSDTQRTILVMFLGGCTFSEISALRFLGKEKGYKFIIVTTAITNSARLIEALLDNRA
- the vps33b gene encoding vacuolar protein sorting-associated protein 33B isoform X3, yielding MSPLDRIANVSTLKQHEVDKLYKVEYKPIVSTSDQLCFLIRPRLQSVKWICDVVNADKAAGKFRRYKLIFTPQKFYACENVLEEQGIFGDVTTDEWAFHLLPLDDDIISLELPEFFRDYFLEGNQRWVRTAGSALHLLHSLYGPFSKVYGIGRCSKMAYESWREQVEEGEQKGCDGEIGSVFLFDRDVDYVTPMCSQVVYEGLVDDIFRIKCGCVEFGPEVTSSDKSLKVMLNSQDKVFNQIRNEHFSNVFGFLSQKAKNLQTAYDKRCGMDIKQIKTFVSEELKGLKQEHRLLSLHIGASESMMKKKTKQEFQELLKTEHSLLEGFDIRECITFIEEHINRQCSMIESLRLLCLLSLTENGLLSKDYKSMKAQYLQSYGVDHLPTFSNLKQLGILVEQPTGETLTAMENKVGKLVNDRAAGKLTDAFSSLAKKSHFRALSRRLNLVPKSDEEYDLRVPKDMAYIFSGAYVPLSCKLIEQVLERDGWTGLEEVTRLLNGQEFAASGCSEADGKARSDTQRTILVMFLGGCTFSEISALRFLGKEKGYKFIIVTTAITNSARLIEALLDNRA
- the hddc3 gene encoding guanosine-3',5'-bis(diphosphate) 3'-pyrophosphohydrolase MESH1; this translates as MNSSTTVLLETVNFAAEKHRSQRRKDVEGTPYINHPIGVARILSHEGGIVDIEVLQAALLHDTVEDTDTSIAELELTFGPTVARIVQEVTDDKTLPKQERKRLQVEHAPHCSQQAKLVKLADKLYNLRDLNRCTPTGWTAERVQEYFVWGSLVIRGLKGTHPALEEKLEALFKQRGIQL